The following coding sequences lie in one Zingiber officinale cultivar Zhangliang chromosome 2B, Zo_v1.1, whole genome shotgun sequence genomic window:
- the LOC122049713 gene encoding putative F-box protein PP2-B12, with protein MPTEKKKPRSERDDGAVAVLPPECIAHVLSFTTPRDVCRASLVDKTFLATAETDALWERFLPSDRVEILSRAVDPVEYASNKELYFRLCNPILVDQAKMSFQLEKATGKKWYMISAEKMQVTWGDTPQYWRWVSLKESRFAQVVELLAVCWLHICGWIDSRLLSNNTAYVVYLVFKLTPDAFGLDSASQLASVKLGAYASEMHVSLMLDDDDDEGDDNQGMEETENTKNIRLREDGWLQVELGEFYNNEGDEGEMEATLWETQELHWKQGLIIHGLEIRPKKGE; from the exons ATGCCAACGGAGAAGAAGAAGCCGCGCTCCGAGAGAGACGACGGAGCGGTCGCCGTTCTCCCCCCGGAATGCATCGCCCACGTGCTCTCCTTCACAACGCCACGGGATGTCTGCCGGGCCTCCTTGGTGGACAAGACCTTCCTCGCCACCGCGGAAACGGACGCGCTGTGGGAGCGCTTCCTGCCGTCCGATCGCGTGGAGATCCTGTCGCGAGCCGTTGATCCCGTCGAGTACGCCTCCAACAAGGAGCTCTACTTCCGCCTCTGCAACCCGATCCTCGTCGACCAAGCCAAAATG AGCTTCCAATTGGAAAAAGCAACGGGGAAGAAGTGGTACATGATATCTGCCGAGAAGATGCAGGTGACGTGGGGGGACACCCCGCAGTATTGGAGATGGGTTTCTCTAAAAGAATCGAG ATTTGCTCAAGTGGTAGAACTTTTGGCTGTTTGTTGGCTACATATTTGTGGTTGGATCGACAGTAGACTCTTGTCTAACAACACTGCATACGTTGTCTACCTCGTCTTTAAATTAACTCCCGATGCATTTGGCCTTGATTCAGCTTCCCAACTTGCCTCTGTGAAACTAGGGGCCTATGCATCAGAAATGCATGTCTCTTTAATGCTAGACGATGACGACGATGAAGGAGATGACAACCAAGGCATGGAAGAGACAGAGAACACAAAAAACATAAGGTTGAGAGAGGATGGATGGCTACAAGTCGAGTTGGGCGAATTCTATAACAATGAAGGGGATGAAGGGGAAATGGAGGCTACATTGTGGGAGACCCAAGAACTACATTGGAAACAAGGCCTTATCATCCACGGCCTTGAGATCCGACCAAAGAAGGGAGAATAA